A region of Vitis riparia cultivar Riparia Gloire de Montpellier isolate 1030 chromosome 12, EGFV_Vit.rip_1.0, whole genome shotgun sequence DNA encodes the following proteins:
- the LOC117926411 gene encoding 3,9-dihydroxypterocarpan 6A-monooxygenase-like: protein MDTGTTFYFVPYILCIIPSLLLLSFLKTLVKPPTASRPPPSPPTFPIIGHLHLLTSTLPKCFQTLASRYGPLMQLRLGSSTCIVVSNAAVAKEVMKTHELAFASRPEFGSSEHFIYKGSRFIMAEYGPYWRFMKKLCLTKLLAAPTLDRLIHIREEEMGKLMDTLIQRSRKGEASDLSKELTTLTSNIICRMAMSTRCSRNGNEAEEMMELVKRVVELGGKLSIGDALGALGRLDLFGYGKKLEAKLRKFDSLVEKIMEEHQRKNGMVKGNGREGRDLMDILLEIHEDPSAELKLTRTDIKSFFLDILLAGTDTQSVATQWAMAELINRPRVFNKLREEIDSIVGSTRLVKESDVPSLPYLQAVVKETLRLHTSAPFILRQCIQDCKVDGYDIKANTRVMISALAIMQDPNSWEDPNEFIPERFLVNSGEITVDHVTEIKGQDFRYVPFGSGRRGCPGAALASMVMQMTIGRLVQCFNWRVKDGEKVDMNVGPGFSAEMKTPLVCFTSIHFDPLGEVYARHVEG, encoded by the exons ATGGACACTGGTACTACCTTCTACTTCGTCCCATACATCCTTTGTATCATTCCAAGTCTCCTCCTCCTCTCCTTCCTCAAAACCCTAGTAAAACCTCCCACTGCATCTCGACCTCCACCCAGCCCCCCGACGTTCCCCATCATCGGCCACCTCCATCTCCTCACCTCCACCCTTCCCAAATGCTTCCAAACCCTAGCCTCCCGTTACGGTCCCCTTATGCAGCTTCGTCTCGGTTCATCAACTTGTATCGTTGTATCCAACGCTGCAGTTGCTAAAGAAGTCATGAAAACTCATGAACTAGCCTTCGCCTCCCGCCCTGAATTCGGGTCCTCAGAACACTTCATCTACAAAGGATCCAGGTTCATCATGGCGGAGTACGGCCCATACTGGCGCTTCATGAAGAAACTGTGTCTGACAAAGCTTCTCGCGGCTCCCACCCTCGACCGCCTCATCCATATCCGAGAGGAGGAGATGGGAAAGCTCATGGACACACTGATTCAGAGGTCGAGGAAAGGGGAAGCTTCAGATTTGAGCAAGGAGCTGACAACGTTGACAAGCAATATCATATGCAGGATGGCGATGAGCACAAGGTGCAGTAGAAACGGTAATGAAGCTGAGGAGATGATGGAGTTGGTGAAGAGGGTGGTGGAGCTTGGAGGGAAGCTGTCTATAGGAGATGCTTTGGGGGCTTTGGGGAGACTGGACTTGTTTGGATATGGGAAAAAGCTTGAAGCAAAGCTGAGGAAATTTGACAGTTTGGTGGAGAAGATCATGGAGGAGCATCAAAGGAAAAATGGGATGGTGAAAGGTAACGGAAGAGAAGGGAGAGATCTTATGGATATTCTACTGGAGATCCATGAAGACCCTTCTGCTGAATTGAAGTTGACCAGGACTGACATCAAGTCTTTCTTCCTT GACATATTACTGGCAGGAACTGACACTCAATCAGTGGCCACACAATGGGCCATGGCGGAGCTCATCAACCGTCCACGTGTCTTCAACAAGCTCAGAGAGGAAATCGATTCAATTGTGGGGTCCACTAGACTGGTCAAAGAATCAGACGTCCCAAGTCTCCCCTACCTCCAAGCGGTTGTCAAAGAAACCCTTAGACTCCACACATCAGCACCGTTCATCCTCAGACAGTGCATTCAAGATTGCAAGGTCGACGGCTATGATATCAAGGCAAATACACGCGTCATGATTAGCGCCCTTGCCATCATGCAGGACCCGAACTCGTGGGAAGATCCAAATGAGTTTATACCCGAGAGGTTCTTGGTCAACTCGGGCGAGATCACGGTTGACCATGTGACTGAAATCAAGGGCCAGGATTTCAGGTATGTTCCATTTGGGAGTGGAAGGAGAGGATGCCCTGGTGCTGCACTTGCATCGATGGTGATGCAGATGACAATCGGACGGTTGGTTCAATGCTTTAACTGGAGAGTCAAAGATGGGGAAAAGGTTGATATGAATGTAGGCCCAGGATTTTCAGCTGAAATGAAAACCCCACTTGTGTGTTTTACAAGCATACACTTTGATCCCCTTGGCGAAGTATATGCAAGGCACGTGGAAGGGTGA
- the LOC117927272 gene encoding syntaxin-124-like, producing MNDLFSSSFKRFTDLKPQSFDVEAGGDAGRESVNLEKFFEEVENVKDDMRAVENLYKKLQDLNEESKTVHNAKTMKDLRARMDTDVVQVLKRVKIIKGKLEALERSNAANRNHPGCGPGSSADRTRTSVVGGLGKKLKDMMDDFQNLRVRMNAEYKDTIERRYFTITGEKADEETIENLISSGESETFLQKAIQDQGRGQIMDTISELQERHGAVKEIEKNLIELHQVFLDMAALVEAQGQHLNDIESHVAHASSFVRKGTDQLQIARNYQKSGRKWTCIAVGLAICLIIVILFPVLKSLDVIHL from the coding sequence ATGAATGATCTCTTCTCAAGTTCGTTCAAAAGATTTACAGACCTCAAGCCGCAGTCCTTTGATGTTGAGGCTGGTGGGGATGCTGGAAGAGAGAGTGTCAATCTCGAAAAATTCTTCGAAGAAGTGGAGAATGTCAAGGATGATATGAGAGCTGTGGAAAATCTCTACAAGAAACTCCAAGATTTGAATGAAGAAAGCAAAACAGTCCACAATGCGAAGACCATGAAAGACCTTCGGGCCCGAATGGATACTGATGTTGTGCAGGTCTTGAAACGGGTTAAAATCATCAAGGGGAAGCTGGAGGCCCTTGAACGCTCCAACGCCGCTAACCGCAACCATCCAGGATGTGGCCCTGGGTCCTCCGCAGATCGAACCAGGACTTCTGTTGTTGGGGGACTGGGGAAGAAGCTCAAGGACATGATGGATGATTTTCAGAACTTAAGGGTCAGGATGAATGCTGAATACAAGGACACAATCGAGCGAAGGTACTTCACTATAACGGGGGAGAAAGCAGATGAAGAGACCATCGAGAACTTGATATCGAGCGGAGAAAGCGAAACCTTCCTTCAGAAGGCGATTCAAGATCAGGGCAGAGGCCAAATCATGGACACCATTTCTGAATTGCAGGAGAGGCATGGGGCGGTGAAGGAGATAGAGAAAAATCTGATAGAGCTTCACCAAGTGTTCCTAGACATGGCCGCACTGGTAGAGGCGCAGGGGCAGCACCTGAACGACATCGAAAGCCATGTAGCCCATGCCAGTTCCTTCGTCAGAAAAGGCACCGATCAGCTCCAGATTGCGAGGAACTACCAGAAGAGCGGCAGGAAATGGACCTGCATTGCCGTTGGGCTAGCCATTTGTTTGATCATTGTCATCCTTTTCCCCGTCTTGAAGTCCCTTGATGTGATTCACTTGTAG
- the LOC117926991 gene encoding formimidoyltransferase-cyclodeaminase-like isoform X1: MLKLMLACCKVYISESRNRAALELIERAARLFPEAPIINKFEDETYNRVGYTLVSKLAPKPSSDTCALRGAVLAMVKAAFEAINLEIHCGNHPRLGVVDHICFHPLADASLKQTAGIAKSLAADIGSNLQVPTFLYGAAHEEERTLDSIRRELGYFKPNSSGNQWAGGMISESSLLKPDVGPAQAAQAKGVVVIGSTRWVDNYNVPIFSSNIAAVRRIAKRVSGRGGGLPSVQAMALAYGENVTEVACNLLEPSRIGGDQVQLEVERHAEEEGMIAGKGYYTDFSQEKIIKRYLDFNPLCD; encoded by the exons ATGTTAAAGTTAATGCTTGCATGCTGCAAGGTATACATATCTGAGAGCCGAAACAGGGCTGCACTTGAGTTGATTGAACGAGCTGCCAGGCTATTCCCAGAAGCCCCTATTATCAACAAGTTTGAAGATGAGACTTACAATAGGGTTGGTTACACTCTTGTCTCCAAGTTGGCTCCAAAGCCATCTTCAGACACATGTGCCTTGAGAGGTGCCGTGCTTGCCATGGTTAAAGCTGCATTTGAAGCCATCAACCTTGAAATACATTGTGGAAACCATCCCAGGCTTGGAGTGGTTGACCACATTTGCTTTCATCCCTTGGCTGATGCCTCACTGAAGCAGACAGCTGGAATTGCAAAGTCTTTGGCAGCTGATATTGGTTCCAATCTTCAAG TGCCAACCTTTTTATATGGAGCAGCCCATGAAGAGGAAAGGACTCTCGATTCAATAAGAAGAGAGTTGGGATACTTCAAGCCTAATTCCAGTGGAAACCAGTGGGCTGGGGGTATGATATCAGAGTCTTCTCTATTGAAGCCAGATGTAGGTCCAGCTCAAGCAGCTCAAGCAAAAGGTGTGGTTGTAATTGGATCAACCCGGTGGGTTGATAACTATAATGTCCCAATTTTCTCTAGTAATATTGCTGCTGTTCGTAGAATTGCAAAACGGGTAAGTGGTAGAGGAGGTGGACTTCCATCAGTACAAGCCATGGCACTTGCTTATGGTGAAAATGTCACTGAGGTAGCTTGTAACCTGTTGGAACCAAGTAGAATTGGAGGAGATCAAGTTCAGCTTGAAGTTGAGCGGCATGCAGAAGAAGAGGGAATGATTGCAGGGAAAGGATATTATACTGATTTTTCAcaggaaaaaataattaagagatACTTGGACTTTAATCCATTGTGTGATTAG
- the LOC117925830 gene encoding uncharacterized protein DDB_G0290685-like, giving the protein MAVGIKGNTGGGGSGRGRSYGLMLILAFGAAVLGVMVIHKLRDRRIFNLLVKEKDRQLISLQLLLQKERESTKEERRKIEELKVKILYLKSQNMELHSRVMEMQSTIASLRDEHKTLEIAFDEKQTEIKMLQERETDSIKENPEAIALKEILKKREAEIEDLKHHLDPSNPPVNLTARENMGWEDKTKAREGKEQNEHLHEADSNGNGQKLTGGDGSENGVGVNLQKEMTGEAKFQKFENTQDGVAGGITGEKSINADQGNKNKHSQDELDFGTREEKADPNATEAIFKSEVGKTIDEDGNKKVMDNKEHGIVRNGHLEKHENSHDGEGQKRGMISKGVKMEMPGSSMNGAGSGIGGKHGHAGKTKEKRWRILTKSRGVENNGNSENSRAATTRRRRFSKDKRGNIPSTPDVAVPTSRISSEAGNITGSARKLGKEVGEDRTREGGDIQQETGTRDFHEAAENTEQAKVAEADKEQEDLGIADIHQQETKAANGDTFGDDFENNKEGYKDETDEPEF; this is encoded by the exons ATGGCAGTGGGGATAAAGGGAAACACCGGTGGCGGAGGCAGCGGCAGGGGAAGGTCGTATGGGTTGATGTTGATTCTGGCGTTCGGGGCTGCTGTTTTGGGGGTGATGGTGATCCACAAGCTCAGAGACAGGCGCATCTTCAACCTCCTTGTTAAAGAGAAGGACCGTCAGCTCATTTCCCTTCAGCTCCTCTTACAG AAAGAAAGGGAATCCACcaaagaagagagaaggaagATTGAGGAGCTGAAGGTAAAGATATTGTACCTTAAAAGCCAGAATATGGAGCTTCACAGCAGGGTCATGGAGATGCAGTCTACGATTGCTTCCCTAAGGGATGAACATAAGACCTTGGAAATAGCATTCGATGAGAAGCAGACTGAGATCAAAATGTTGCAAGAGAGGGAGACAGATTCAATTAAAGAAAATCCAGAAGCAATAGCTCTAAAGGAGATCCTGAAGAAGAGGGAAGCTGAAATAGAGGATTTGAAGCACCATCTTGACCCATCAAACCCACCTGTTAATTTAACAGCGAGGGAAAATATGGGATGGGAGGATAAAACTAAAGCCCGAGAAGGTAAAGAACAGAATGAACATTTGCATGAAGCTGACAGTAATGGAAATGGTCAGAAATTAACAGGAGGAGATGGTTCAGAGAATGGAGTGGGAGTTAATTTGCAGAAAGAAATGACAGGAGAAGCAAAGTTCCAGAAGTTTGAGAATACTCAAGATGGTGTTGCCGGAGGCATCACTGGTGAAAAAAGCATCAATGCGGaccaaggaaataaaaataaacattctCAAGATGAGCTGGACTTTGGCACCAGAGAGGAAAAGGCAGATCCAAATGCAACTGAGGCAATTTTTAAAAGCGAAGTTGGGAAAACCATTGATGAAGATGGTAACAAAAAAGTAATGGATAATAAAGAACATGGCATTGTTAGGAATGGGCACCtggaaaaacatgaaaattctCACGATGGTGAGGGTCAGAAACGTGGCATGATTTCTAAAGGAGTGAAGATGGAAATGCCAGGAAGCTCTATGAATGGTGCAGGTTCTGGCATTGGAGGGAAACATGGGCATGCAGgcaaaacaaaggaaaagagatgGAGAATTCTCACTAAAAGTAGGGGGGTTGAGAACAATGGGAATTCTGAAAATAGTAGAGCTGCAACCACAAGGAGAAGAAGATTTTCTAAAGATAAGAGGGGCAACATTCCTAGTACTCCAGATGTAGCTGTTCCTACAAGCAGAATCAGTAGTGAAGCTGGTAACATTACAGGCAGTGCCAGGAAACTGGGAAAGGAAGTTGGGGAAGACAGAACAAGGGAAGGTGGTGACATCCAACAAGAAACAGGCACCAGGGATTTCCATGAAGCAGCAGAGAATACCGAGCAGGCAAAGGTTGCTGAAGCGGACAAAGAACAAGAAGACCTGGGGATTGCAGATATTCATCAACAGGAAACAAAAGCGGCTAATGGTGATACCTTCGGAGacgattttgaaaacaataaagaaGGTTACAAAGATGAAACAGATGAACCTGAGTTTTAG
- the LOC117925831 gene encoding uncharacterized protein LOC117925831, whose protein sequence is MASRVAAAARQAAILTRLSSAKPSPQSANLIQRRGLAGAADHHGPPRINVWEDPMSPSKWKEEHFVIVSLSGWGLLFFGSYKFFTGGKKDKEEKLVEASH, encoded by the exons ATGGCGTCTCGGGTGGCAGCGGCGGCTCGTCAAGCCGCGATTCTGACTCGGCTCTCTTCTGCGAAGCCATCTCCTCAATCTGCTAACCTAATCCAGCGGCGCGGTCTCGCTGGCGCCGCAG ATCATCATGGACCTCCAAGGATCAACGTTTGGGAAGACCCAATGAGTCCATCTAAATGGAAGGAAGAGCAT TTTGTAATTGTCTCTTTATCTGGTTGGGGTTTACTTTTCTTTGGAAGCTACAAGTTCTTTACTGGAGGCAAGAAAGACAAGGAAGAG AAATTGGTGGAAGCATCACACTAG
- the LOC117926568 gene encoding glutamate formimidoyltransferase-like isoform X1, with the protein MASIYISAPISRETKAKQPKGKPRRREEMDLNPGCKDKKSIKQSMLLCCKLYISESRNHTALDSIERAARLDGETVIVNKFQDRAYNRIGYTLVSYIVHDSTGNIIYSPLQQTLLSMVEAAYEAINLELHHGAHPRLGVVDDIVFHPLARASLEEAAWFAKMAAADIGNKFQVPVFLYDAAHPMGKPLDIIRRELGYYRPNFMGNQWSGWDMPEVLSEKPDEGPTMVSRARGIVMIGARPWVSMYNIPIVSTDISAARRIARTVSARGGGLPTVQTLGLFHGEDSTEIACMLLEPNRIGADRVQNQVEMLAAQEGLDVEKGYFTDFSPEMIIEKYLKLMSGAESH; encoded by the exons ATGGCTTCTATATACATCTCTGCTCCCATTTCTCGTGAAACCAAGGCAAAGCAACCAAAGGGGAAgccaagaagaagagaagaaatggaTTTGAACCCCGGTTGCAAG GACAAGAAAAGCATAAAACAATCTATGCTACTCTGCTGTAAGCTCTATATATCCGAATCGCGTAACCACACAGCTCTTGATTCAATTGAAAGAGCTGCAAGGCTTGATGGTGAAACTGTCATAGTGAACAAGTTTCAGGATCGGGCTTATAACAGGATTGGGTACACTCTTGTTTCCTACATTGTCCATGATAGCACAGGGAATATCATTTACAGCCCATTGCAGCAAACTCTGCTATCCATGGTTGAAGCTGCTTATGAAGCTATCAACCTTGAGTTGCATCATGGGGCACACCCTAGGCTTGGCGTCGTGGATGACATTGTTTTCCATCCACTTGCTCGGGCTTCTTTGGAGGAAGCGGCTTGGTTTGCTAAAATGGCAGCAGCTGACATAGGCAACAAGTTCCAAG TGCCAGTATTTCTATATGATGCAGCACACCCCATGGGCAAACCTTTGGACATCATCAGGAGGGAGCTGGGTTATTATCGCCCCAACTTTATGGGCAACCAATGGTCCGGATGGGATATGCCAGAAGTTCTTTCTGAGAAGCCTGATGAAGGCCCAACCATGGTCTCTCGGGCAAGAGGTATTGTGATGATAGGCGCGCGGCCATGGGTCTCAATGTACAACATTCCCATAGTGTCTACAGATATTTCTGCTGCTAGAAGAATTGCACGGACGGTGAGTGCTAGAGGGGGCGGGCTGCCAACAGTGCAGACACTGGGCCTGTTTCATGGTGAGGACTCGACTGAGATAGCTTGCATGCTCTTGGAGCCAAACAGGATTGGAGCAGACCGGGTCCAGAACCAGGTGGAGATGCTAGCAGCTCAGGAAGGGCTGGATGTTGAGAAGGGATATTTCACTGATTTTTCTCCAGAGATGATCATTGAGAAATATTTAAAGCTCATGTCTGGTGCTGAAAGCCATTAA
- the LOC117926568 gene encoding glutamate formimidoyltransferase-like isoform X2, translated as MLLCCKLYISESRNHTALDSIERAARLDGETVIVNKFQDRAYNRIGYTLVSYIVHDSTGNIIYSPLQQTLLSMVEAAYEAINLELHHGAHPRLGVVDDIVFHPLARASLEEAAWFAKMAAADIGNKFQVPVFLYDAAHPMGKPLDIIRRELGYYRPNFMGNQWSGWDMPEVLSEKPDEGPTMVSRARGIVMIGARPWVSMYNIPIVSTDISAARRIARTVSARGGGLPTVQTLGLFHGEDSTEIACMLLEPNRIGADRVQNQVEMLAAQEGLDVEKGYFTDFSPEMIIEKYLKLMSGAESH; from the exons ATGCTACTCTGCTGTAAGCTCTATATATCCGAATCGCGTAACCACACAGCTCTTGATTCAATTGAAAGAGCTGCAAGGCTTGATGGTGAAACTGTCATAGTGAACAAGTTTCAGGATCGGGCTTATAACAGGATTGGGTACACTCTTGTTTCCTACATTGTCCATGATAGCACAGGGAATATCATTTACAGCCCATTGCAGCAAACTCTGCTATCCATGGTTGAAGCTGCTTATGAAGCTATCAACCTTGAGTTGCATCATGGGGCACACCCTAGGCTTGGCGTCGTGGATGACATTGTTTTCCATCCACTTGCTCGGGCTTCTTTGGAGGAAGCGGCTTGGTTTGCTAAAATGGCAGCAGCTGACATAGGCAACAAGTTCCAAG TGCCAGTATTTCTATATGATGCAGCACACCCCATGGGCAAACCTTTGGACATCATCAGGAGGGAGCTGGGTTATTATCGCCCCAACTTTATGGGCAACCAATGGTCCGGATGGGATATGCCAGAAGTTCTTTCTGAGAAGCCTGATGAAGGCCCAACCATGGTCTCTCGGGCAAGAGGTATTGTGATGATAGGCGCGCGGCCATGGGTCTCAATGTACAACATTCCCATAGTGTCTACAGATATTTCTGCTGCTAGAAGAATTGCACGGACGGTGAGTGCTAGAGGGGGCGGGCTGCCAACAGTGCAGACACTGGGCCTGTTTCATGGTGAGGACTCGACTGAGATAGCTTGCATGCTCTTGGAGCCAAACAGGATTGGAGCAGACCGGGTCCAGAACCAGGTGGAGATGCTAGCAGCTCAGGAAGGGCTGGATGTTGAGAAGGGATATTTCACTGATTTTTCTCCAGAGATGATCATTGAGAAATATTTAAAGCTCATGTCTGGTGCTGAAAGCCATTAA
- the LOC117926991 gene encoding formimidoyltransferase-cyclodeaminase-like isoform X2, with amino-acid sequence MASQPPVTAGATGTAAASIQDIFDSSLNLEETHFNDGFTEGYNAGLISGKEEAKQVGLKFGFQVGEELGFYRGCVDVWNSAIEVDSTRFSSRVQKSIKQMEELLQKYPFFDPDDESAQEIMDNLRLKFRAICATLSVKLEYNGFLKSSSEEGERMLKLMLACCKVYISESRNRAALELIERAARLFPEAPIINKFEDETYNRVGYTLVSKLAPKPSSDTCALRGAVLAMVKAAFEAINLEIHCGNHPRLGVVDHICFHPLADASLKQTAGIAKSLAADIGSNLQVPTFLYGAAHEEERTLDSIRRELGYFKPNSSGNQWAGGMISESSLLKPDVGPAQAAQAKGVVVIGSTRWVDNYNVPIFSSNIAAVRRIAKRVSGRGGGLPSVQAMALAYGENVTEVACNLLEPSRIGGDQVQLEVERHAEEEGMIAGKGYYTDFSQEKIIKRYLDFNPLCD; translated from the exons ATGGCTTCCCAACCACCCGTCACCGCCGGTGCCACCGGCACCGCCGCCGCTTCCATTCAGGATATCTTCGATTCCTCTCTAAACCTCGAAGAAACCCACTTCAACGACGGCTTTACTGAAGGCTACAACGCCGGCTTAATCTCCGGAAAAGAAGAAGCCAAGCAAGTAGGCCTAAAATTCGGTTTCCAAGTTGGTGAAGAACTTGGGTTCTACCGGGGCTGTGTCGATGTCTGGAACTCGGCAATTGAAGTCGATTCGACCCGGTTCTCTTCTCGGGTTCAAAAAAGTATTAAACAGATGGAGGAGTTGCTACAAAAATACCCGTTTTTTGACCCGGATGATGAGAGTGCCCAAGAAATTATGGATAATCTGAGGTTGAAATTTAGGGCTATCTGCGCCACATTGTCGGTGAAATTGGAGTATAATGGGTTTCTCAAATCTTCTTCGGAG GAAGGAGAAAGAATGTTAAAGTTAATGCTTGCATGCTGCAAGGTATACATATCTGAGAGCCGAAACAGGGCTGCACTTGAGTTGATTGAACGAGCTGCCAGGCTATTCCCAGAAGCCCCTATTATCAACAAGTTTGAAGATGAGACTTACAATAGGGTTGGTTACACTCTTGTCTCCAAGTTGGCTCCAAAGCCATCTTCAGACACATGTGCCTTGAGAGGTGCCGTGCTTGCCATGGTTAAAGCTGCATTTGAAGCCATCAACCTTGAAATACATTGTGGAAACCATCCCAGGCTTGGAGTGGTTGACCACATTTGCTTTCATCCCTTGGCTGATGCCTCACTGAAGCAGACAGCTGGAATTGCAAAGTCTTTGGCAGCTGATATTGGTTCCAATCTTCAAG TGCCAACCTTTTTATATGGAGCAGCCCATGAAGAGGAAAGGACTCTCGATTCAATAAGAAGAGAGTTGGGATACTTCAAGCCTAATTCCAGTGGAAACCAGTGGGCTGGGGGTATGATATCAGAGTCTTCTCTATTGAAGCCAGATGTAGGTCCAGCTCAAGCAGCTCAAGCAAAAGGTGTGGTTGTAATTGGATCAACCCGGTGGGTTGATAACTATAATGTCCCAATTTTCTCTAGTAATATTGCTGCTGTTCGTAGAATTGCAAAACGGGTAAGTGGTAGAGGAGGTGGACTTCCATCAGTACAAGCCATGGCACTTGCTTATGGTGAAAATGTCACTGAGGTAGCTTGTAACCTGTTGGAACCAAGTAGAATTGGAGGAGATCAAGTTCAGCTTGAAGTTGAGCGGCATGCAGAAGAAGAGGGAATGATTGCAGGGAAAGGATATTATACTGATTTTTCAcaggaaaaaataattaagagatACTTGGACTTTAATCCATTGTGTGATTAG